In the Sediminibacter sp. Hel_I_10 genome, one interval contains:
- the murB gene encoding UDP-N-acetylmuramate dehydrogenase, giving the protein MDIRKDVSLKPYNTFGIDAKASYFVAVSSVAELKSVLEQKGYPQKFILGGGSNMLLTKDIDALVIHVDIKGIEIIEVSEDKCLIKSNAGENWHEFVLFCIENNLGGLENLSLIPGNVGTAPIQNIGAYGIELKDTFKSCDAVSIKTGALRTFNKDECDFEYRDSIFKSKLKGAYIITSVVFELSKTNHQLKTGYGAIATELEKKNISAPSIKDISNAVIAIRQSKLPDPKKIGNSGSFFKNPIVNIKQFERLKLSFDDVPSFPISQDKVKVPAGWLIEKAGFKGKTFGNYGVHKHQALVLVNYGGATGEEILNLSKLIQLSVSRLFDIDIEAEVNII; this is encoded by the coding sequence AGCATCTTATTTTGTTGCTGTGTCATCCGTAGCGGAGTTAAAATCTGTTTTGGAACAGAAAGGCTATCCACAAAAGTTTATCCTTGGAGGAGGCAGTAATATGCTACTCACAAAAGATATAGATGCACTGGTAATCCACGTCGATATAAAGGGAATTGAAATTATAGAGGTTTCAGAAGACAAATGTCTAATCAAGTCTAATGCAGGAGAAAACTGGCACGAATTTGTTCTATTCTGTATTGAAAATAACCTTGGAGGACTCGAAAATCTTTCATTAATCCCAGGGAATGTAGGTACGGCTCCAATACAAAATATTGGGGCTTACGGGATAGAACTTAAAGACACATTTAAGTCTTGCGATGCGGTAAGCATCAAAACAGGCGCATTAAGAACGTTCAATAAAGACGAGTGCGATTTTGAGTATCGCGACTCCATATTTAAATCAAAATTAAAAGGAGCATACATTATCACCAGTGTTGTTTTTGAACTCTCTAAAACCAATCACCAGCTAAAAACAGGTTACGGTGCCATTGCAACAGAACTTGAAAAGAAAAACATCAGTGCCCCTTCTATAAAAGATATTTCAAATGCTGTAATTGCGATAAGACAGAGCAAATTGCCCGATCCTAAAAAAATTGGTAATAGCGGTAGTTTTTTCAAGAACCCTATTGTGAATATTAAACAATTTGAACGCCTAAAACTTAGTTTTGATGATGTGCCTAGCTTCCCAATATCACAAGATAAAGTTAAAGTTCCAGCGGGATGGCTTATAGAAAAGGCCGGTTTTAAAGGTAAAACCTTTGGCAATTATGGCGTTCATAAACATCAAGCTTTAGTTTTAGTAAATTACGGTGGAGCAACAGGAGAAGAGATCTTAAATTTATCTAAGCTTATACAACTCTCAGTTTCAAGACTTTTTGATATTGATATTGAAGCAGAAGTCAATATCATTTAA
- a CDS encoding glycosyltransferase, which produces MSTFLDVLFYVFTSILVIQLTYYIFIFGRFAWFKPKSQRPSNQPVSIIICAKNEADNLTKNLPAILSQSYSNFEVVLINDSSSDRTLKVMKAFQKMHDNIKIVDVKAVEAFWGNKKYALTLGIKAATHDHLLFTDADCKPSSNHWISSICSKFEQDKTLVIGYSPYDKIKGSFLNILIRFETFMTAMQYFSYAKIGQPYMAVGRNLAYKKSLFFEANGFINHIKIKSGDDDLFVNQMATKTNTAICIEKESFIYSSPKKSFKSWRIQKRRHISTAAFYKTKHKVMLVLFYISQFLFWLLAISLLALAFKWEIVLTLCLLRFIVQYSVLYPATKTLEEKDLLWYLPIVEFFLIVFQFSIFIQNLISKPQHWK; this is translated from the coding sequence TTGTCCACTTTTCTTGACGTATTATTTTACGTTTTTACGTCTATTCTAGTCATTCAGCTTACTTATTATATATTTATCTTCGGAAGATTCGCCTGGTTTAAACCAAAATCACAGCGGCCATCAAACCAGCCCGTTTCAATAATTATCTGTGCAAAAAATGAAGCAGATAATCTAACCAAAAATCTTCCTGCAATATTATCTCAATCTTACAGCAATTTTGAAGTTGTTCTTATAAATGACAGCTCCTCAGACCGCACACTTAAGGTGATGAAAGCATTTCAAAAAATGCATGACAACATCAAGATTGTTGATGTTAAAGCCGTTGAGGCTTTTTGGGGTAATAAAAAATATGCCTTAACCTTGGGGATTAAAGCAGCAACCCATGACCATCTATTATTCACAGATGCCGACTGTAAACCTAGTTCAAATCATTGGATAAGTAGTATCTGCTCCAAATTTGAGCAGGACAAAACATTAGTTATTGGATATAGTCCTTATGACAAAATAAAAGGTTCTTTTCTAAATATCCTGATAAGGTTTGAAACCTTCATGACGGCTATGCAGTATTTTTCATATGCAAAAATAGGCCAACCCTATATGGCCGTAGGAAGAAATCTTGCCTATAAGAAATCCTTGTTTTTTGAGGCTAATGGGTTTATAAACCATATTAAAATTAAGTCTGGAGATGATGACCTGTTTGTGAATCAAATGGCCACAAAAACCAACACCGCGATTTGCATAGAGAAAGAGAGTTTCATTTACTCTTCTCCAAAAAAAAGCTTTAAATCATGGCGCATCCAAAAAAGAAGACATATTAGTACCGCCGCTTTTTACAAAACCAAACATAAAGTAATGCTGGTCTTATTTTATATCTCCCAATTTTTGTTTTGGCTCTTGGCTATTTCGTTACTCGCACTGGCTTTTAAATGGGAAATTGTTTTAACCCTATGCCTGTTAAGGTTCATTGTTCAATACAGCGTTCTATATCCGGCGACAAAAACATTAGAGGAAAAAGACCTCTTATGGTATCTTCCAATAGTAGAATTCTTTCTCATTGTGTTTCAATTTTCTATCTTTATACAGAATCTTATTTCAAAACCTCAGCATTGGAAGTAA
- a CDS encoding RNA polymerase sigma factor encodes MSTPIEKKIVGLLENGDQKALDLLYEYYGDSLYGVILQVTSNEALAQDALQETFVKVWKNAKKYDSKKAKLFTWLYRIAKNTAIDKLRSFNNRFEKEVQIDKSDVYILPTASLNQDVMDLKEHVARLDQKYQIVLKALFFEGMTQQEASDELDIPLGTIKSRLKIGLRELKKVYVPKH; translated from the coding sequence TTGAGCACCCCAATCGAAAAAAAAATAGTCGGATTACTGGAGAACGGTGATCAAAAAGCCTTAGACCTGCTCTATGAATATTATGGAGACAGTTTATACGGTGTAATTCTTCAAGTCACTTCTAATGAAGCATTGGCTCAAGACGCCTTGCAGGAAACCTTTGTTAAAGTCTGGAAAAACGCTAAAAAGTACGACTCCAAAAAAGCAAAATTATTCACTTGGCTTTACCGTATTGCCAAGAATACCGCTATCGATAAATTAAGAAGTTTTAATAATAGATTTGAAAAAGAAGTCCAAATCGACAAATCAGACGTATATATCCTACCAACAGCAAGTTTAAACCAAGATGTCATGGATTTAAAAGAGCATGTTGCAAGATTGGATCAGAAATACCAAATCGTCTTGAAAGCCTTATTTTTTGAAGGCATGACCCAGCAGGAAGCGAGTGATGAATTGGATATACCTTTGGGAACAATCAAATCAAGATTGAAAATTGGACTTAGAGAACTGAAGAAGGTCTATGTCCCAAAACATTGA
- a CDS encoding anti-sigma factor has translation MEEKVRKFLETDLLERYVKGDTSSVEDLKIESYIELYTEVDSAYQDLQNNLEIIAKSNAAEAPLFILDNIKAAINSEETPVINLAEKTSNRRTPWFAIAASLVAMLFAGSSYMLYERNKSLLEENQVVVDEIFDLRNDIDQNNKILNEVMRQFDDLNDPETEKYVMRGNGRAKDLKTVAYINPVERTSMIDVVTLPQISDNEDYHIWAEMEDHFVSLGILDPSEKKMQSLPYMEDALGLSITIEPKNAKNSSGDSAVAEIELKSKNN, from the coding sequence ATGGAAGAAAAAGTACGTAAATTTTTAGAAACAGATCTCTTAGAGCGCTACGTTAAGGGAGACACTTCTAGTGTTGAGGATTTGAAAATCGAATCCTACATTGAACTTTATACTGAGGTTGACTCGGCTTACCAAGACTTACAAAATAACTTGGAGATTATTGCAAAATCTAACGCTGCTGAAGCGCCTCTTTTTATTCTAGACAATATAAAAGCTGCGATTAATAGTGAAGAAACTCCTGTGATTAACCTTGCTGAAAAGACAAGCAACAGAAGAACACCTTGGTTTGCTATTGCTGCTAGCTTAGTAGCAATGTTATTTGCTGGATCATCTTATATGTTATATGAAAGAAATAAGAGCTTACTTGAAGAAAACCAAGTTGTGGTTGATGAGATTTTTGATTTAAGAAATGACATTGATCAAAACAATAAAATATTGAATGAAGTGATGCGTCAGTTTGACGATCTTAACGATCCAGAAACTGAGAAATATGTCATGAGAGGTAATGGCCGTGCTAAAGATCTTAAAACGGTTGCTTACATTAATCCAGTAGAAAGAACTTCTATGATTGATGTGGTGACCTTACCTCAAATTTCAGATAATGAAGATTATCACATTTGGGCAGAAATGGAAGATCATTTTGTGAGCTTGGGAATTTTAGATCCCTCAGAAAAAAAGATGCAATCCCTTCCTTATATGGAAGATGCTCTGGGATTGAGTATCACTATAGAACCAAAAAATGCTAAAAACAGCAGTGGTGATAGTGCGGTAGCAGAAATAGAATTGAAAAGCAAAAACAACTAA